The following proteins are encoded in a genomic region of Brachypodium distachyon strain Bd21 chromosome 1, Brachypodium_distachyon_v3.0, whole genome shotgun sequence:
- the LOC100824832 gene encoding disease resistance protein RPM1 has product MAEALIVVVLQKITLALGAEGIKTLASNFKKQAPDLLEVTSRIRLLQSDFSMMQAFLSQADVRRSNDKVLEAWIEQVRQAAHEAEDVVDEYTYHVGQMEGTNSFLKKALNQAAEIKRWRKLAAQAKLVEDRLQKITETKNRFDVSFASGRIDNTSSYSGNHQHLSEYSCLNGDVDFVGNVTELKQLTDWLSDDKKGHSIISICGMGGLGKTTLAGSIYKKEEIKRMFACCAWISVSQSYRVKDLLKRILLQLMPKNVNIPEGFDTMDCLNLVQLLQRYLHDKRYLIVLDDLWSRDAWKFLANAFVKNNSGSRIVITTRIETVASLADVDCEMKLRLLPKEEAWTLFCRKAFSRLEDRSCPLNLKACAERIVEKCQGLPLALVAIGSLLSYKEIEEHEWDLFYSQLRWQLDNNPELSWVASILNLSYNDLPGYLKNCFLYCCLFPEDYEIGRKRLIRLLIAEGLVEDRGPESTLTDVASCYLKELANRSLIQVVARNEYGRPKKFQMHDLVREISLNISKKEKFATTWDCPNSRGISDGCRRISIQKDGTLTQAAQSSGQLRSIFVFVVEVSPSWFRECYPCFRLLRVLCLRHCNIKKVPDAMSDLFNLHYLDLGHANLQEIPRFIGKLSNLQTLYLSGSVLELPSSITMLTKLQHLLIDVGRFGKSASKKISHLEYLQTLRSIEANNFLVKNLACLTRMRSLGVMKVLGSHNADLWASISKMAALNSLAVLAADRESSILDLVGLKPLPQLEKLMISGRLHEGAIPPIFCHFPKLRSLRLCYSGLNEDPLALFADMFRNLGHLNLYRCYNGKKLTFQASWFVELKHLYLSSMNELKEVEVEDGSMKNLHRLELWGLKSLTSVPEGFVYLRSVQQLCIGSMMPEEFHKRLVGADQWIVQHIPYIGEP; this is encoded by the coding sequence ATGGCAGAAGCTTTAATCGTAGTGGTTCTTCAAAAGATTACCCTGGCACTTGGAGCAGAGGGAATCAAAACACTTGCTTCTAACTTCAAGAAGCAAGCACCTGACCTACTAGAAGTTACCAGTAGAATAAGGCTACTTCAAAGTGATTTTTCAATGATGCAAGCATTCCTAAGTCAAGCAGATGTTCGCAGGTCCAATGATAAGGTACTGGAGGCCTGGATAGAACAGGTGAGGCAAGCAGCCCATGAAGCTGAGGACGTCGTTGATGAGTACACTTATCATGTTGGACAAATGGAAGGGACAAACAGTTTCCTGAAGAAAGCTCTGAACCAAGCAGCAGAAATTAAGAGATGGCGGAAGCTTGCAGCTCAGGCTAAATTAGTAGAGGATCGTCTTCAAAAGATTACAGAAACCAAGAATAGGTTTGATGTCTCATTTGCAAGTGGCAGAATAGACAATACGTCGAGCTATTCCGGTAATCACCAACATCTGTCTGAATATTCATGTCTGAATGGTGATGTTGATTTTGTGGGGAATGTTACAGAGTTAAAGCAGCTAACAGACTGGTTGTCAGACGATAAAAAAGGTCATAGTATAATCTCGATATGTGGAATGGGAGGGTTGGGTAAGACAACTCTTGCTGGTAGCATCTACAAGAAGGAAGAGATTAAAAGAATGTTTGCCTGCTGTGCATGGATATCGGTCTCTCAAAGTTACAGGGTCAAAGACCTCCTCAAAAGAATCCTACTGCAGCTTATGCCAAAAAATGTGAACATTCCAGAGGGGTTTGACACTATGGATTGTCTGAATCTAGTGCAACTGCTTCAGAGATATCTACATGACAAGAGATACCTGATTGTGTTAGATGATTTGTGGAGTAGGGATGCTTGGAAGTTTCTAGCTAATGCATTTGTTAAGAACAACAGTGGGAGCCGAATAGTTATCACAACTCGGATCGAAACTGTCGCATCTTTAGCGGATGTGGATTGCGAAATGAAGCTTAGACTTCTGCCCAAGGAAGAAGCATGGACCCTTTTCTGTCGAAAGGCTTTCTCGAGATTAGAAGACCGAAGCTGCCCCCTCAATCTCAAGGCCTGTGCTGAAAGAATTGTGGAGAAGTGCCAGGGTTTGCCGCTCGCTCTTGTTGCTATTGGGAGCCTCTTGTCCTACAAAGAAATAGAGGAGCATGAGTGGGACTTGTTCTATAGCCAACTTAGGTGGCAGTTGGATAACAACCCGGAGCTGAGCTGGGTTGCTAGCATTCTGAATCTCAGTTACAACGATCTCCCTGGTTACTTGAAGAATTGCTTTCTTTACTGTTGCCTGTTCCCTGAAGATTATGAAATAGGAAGAAAGCGATTAATCAGATTGTTGATAGCTGAAGGACTTGTTGAGGATAGAGGGCCTGAGTCGACCCTAACAGATGTTGCTTCATGTTACCTGAAGGAACTTGCTAACCGTTCACTGATCCAGGTTGTCGCAAGGAACGAATACGGAAGACCGAAGAAGTTCCAGATGCATGACCTTGTGAGAGAAATATCATTGAACATATCCAAGAAGGAAAAATTTGCTACTACATGGGACTGCCCTAACTCACGCGGTATTTCCGATGGATGTCGTCGCATCTCCATACAAAAGGATGGTACTTTAACACAAGCAGCGCAAAGCTCAGGACAGCTCAGGTCCATTTTTGTGTTTGTAGTAGAAGTGTCACCGTCTTGGTTCAGAGAATGTTACCCATGCTTCCGATTGCTAAGGGTACTGTGTCTGAGACACTGCAATATTAAGAAAGTGCCTGATGCTATGTCTGATTTGTTTAACTTGCACTACCTAGACTTGGGACATGCAAATTTACAGGAGATACCGAGATTTATCGGGAAGCTTAGCAATCTCCAAACATTGTATCTGAGTGGTTCTGTATTGGAGCTACCAAGCAGCATCACAATGCTAACAAAGCTTCAGCACCTCCTTATAGACGTTGGACGGTTTGGGAAGTCAGCGAGTAAGAAAATAAGTCACCTGGAATATTTGCAGACTCTGAGAAGTATAGAAGCCAACAACTTCCTAGTTAAAAACCTTGCATGCTTGACTAGGATGAGAAGCCTTGGTGTCATGAAGGTGCTAGGATCCCACAACGCAGATCTGTGGGCTTCGATCAGCAAGATGGCAGCTCTAAATTCCTTGGCCGTGCTTGCAGCAGACCGTGAAAGTTCTATCCTTGATCTAGTGGGCTTGAAACCGTTACCACAACTGGAGAAGCTCATGATAAGTGGCAGGCTGCATGAAGGAGCTATTCCTCCCATATTTTGTCACTTTCCCAAACTGAGAAGCTTAAGGCTTTGCTATTCCGGACTTAATGAAGACCCACTTGCTCTGTTTGCTGACATGTTTCGTAATCTAGGCCATCTTAACCTTTACCGGTGCTACAATGGGAAAAAACTGACATTCCAGGCCAGCTGGTTCGTCGAGCTCAAACACCTGTACTTGAGCTCCATGAATGAGCTCAAGGAGGTTGAGGTTGAGGATGGCTCCATGAAAAACTTGCATCGGCTGGAGTTATGGGGTCTGAAAAGTTTGACATCTGTGCCGGAAGGCTTTGTGTACCTTAGGTCAGTGCAGCAGTTATGCATCGGTTCGATGATGCCTGAAGAGTTCCACAAGAGGTTAGTGGGAGCTGATCAATGGATTGTTCAACACATCCCCTACATTGGAGAGCCGTGA
- the LOC100825334 gene encoding chromatin remodeling protein EBS — protein MAKTRPPKKILESYTIKGSDKVIKPGDCVLMRSVDTSKPPYVARIESIEAAGSRGTNVRVRVRWYYRPEESMGGRRPFHGSKEVFLSDHYDVQSADTIEGKCNVHSFRSYTKLDSVNAEDYFCRFEYKSASGSFVPDRIAVFCKCEMPYNPDDLMIQCEECSDWFHPSCIGMTIKEAKKREHFFCQSCTTEGHGKTAENSHEATAQSEEKPVESKRRRR, from the exons ATGGCGAAGACGCGGCCGCCCAAGAAGATCCTCGAGTCCTACACCATCAAGGGGTCCGACAAAGTCATCAAGC CTGGGGACTGTGTGCTAATGAGATCGGTTGATACATCAAAGCCACCCTACGTGGCAAGAATTGAATCAATTGAGGCAGCAGGGTCTCGAGGCACAAATGTGAGAGTACGGGTCCGATGGTACTACCGGCCAGAGGAATCCATGGGTGGGAGGCGACCATTTCATGGTTCCAAGGAGGTATTCCTCTCTGACCACTATGATGTACAGAGTGCTGACACTATAGAGGGAAAATGCAATGTTCACAGCTTCCGTAGCTATACAAAGCTTGATTCTGTCAATGCTGAGGACTACTTCTGTCGCTTTGAGTACAAATCGGCTTCAGGCAGTTTTGTGCCCGACCGTATAGCTGT GTTTTGCAAGTGTGAGATGCCATACAATCCTGATGACCTTATGATCCAATGTGAGGAATGCTCTGACTG GTTTCACCCTTCTTGTATTGGAATGACCATTAAAGAAGCAAAGAAACGCGAGCACTTTTTCTGCCAGAGCTGTACCACTGAAGGACATGGGAAGACGGCTGAGAATTCTCATGAAGCTACGGCGCAGTCAGAAGAAAAG CCGGTGGAGTCGAAAAGGCGGAGAAGGTGA